Proteins encoded within one genomic window of Gloeobacter kilaueensis JS1:
- a CDS encoding zeta toxin family protein has translation MPQLYLLGGPNGAGKTTSAYALLRSELSAIEFVNADIIAARLNPAHPESVAFRAGRMMLERLEQLILYGSDFIFESTLASRSFARLLLRCRERAYFVNLLYFWLDSPELAVSRVANRVRSGGHFVAPEDVRRRYDRSIANLRELYIPLADSWRVYDNSCETARKLAEGNRTDSITIYDQQGWQSLTGAEDV, from the coding sequence ATGCCTCAGCTGTATCTGCTCGGCGGCCCTAACGGTGCGGGCAAGACCACCAGTGCTTACGCGTTGCTCCGCAGTGAACTCTCAGCAATCGAATTCGTCAACGCTGATATCATTGCCGCCCGGCTCAACCCTGCCCATCCTGAATCAGTAGCCTTCCGGGCAGGGCGAATGATGCTGGAGCGCCTGGAGCAACTCATCCTCTACGGCAGCGACTTTATCTTCGAATCCACTCTTGCCTCCCGCAGCTTTGCTCGGCTCCTGCTGCGGTGCCGGGAGCGGGCCTACTTTGTCAACCTGCTCTATTTCTGGCTGGATTCACCAGAACTGGCGGTGAGCCGGGTGGCAAATCGGGTGCGCTCGGGTGGTCACTTTGTTGCTCCCGAAGATGTCCGCAGGCGCTACGATCGTAGTATCGCCAACCTGCGTGAGCTGTACATTCCCCTGGCGGACAGTTGGAGAGTTTACGATAACTCTTGCGAAACGGCCCGAAAGCTGGCTGAAGGCAACCGGACAGACAGCATCACTATCTACGACCAGCAGGGCTGGCAGTCGCTTACAGGAGCAGAAGATGTCTGA
- a CDS encoding ThiF family adenylyltransferase: MVDLSYARAVPLLTLKARQTTIVQVGAGGTGGWLYPHLVRLLRVLLDRGESVRLLLCDPDIVEESNLIRQNFCAAELGMNKAEALAFRYQAAWGLELPALNVPFSRKILGDNFQYAHDHFFVIVGCVDNAAARLTIHQLLLNIATRSNVSNILWIDAGNHVDTGQVLVGNIAEPDLLAHSFDTPGHSHCALLPSPALQHPELLVPQLEENPDADLSCEELLRLKTQSLTINLAMASLAADYLLHLLVTRNLRRFASYLDIPSGARRNRYNTPEHLAAAVGLSPDSLFSAAGAAIE; encoded by the coding sequence ATGGTTGATCTCTCCTATGCCAGAGCCGTGCCTCTCCTCACCCTCAAGGCCCGCCAGACAACCATTGTCCAGGTAGGGGCGGGCGGCACCGGTGGCTGGCTGTATCCGCATCTGGTCCGCCTGTTGCGTGTCCTGCTCGATCGCGGTGAGAGTGTGCGGCTGTTGCTGTGCGATCCCGACATCGTCGAGGAGAGCAATCTGATCCGGCAGAATTTCTGTGCTGCCGAACTCGGTATGAACAAGGCCGAGGCTCTTGCTTTTCGCTACCAGGCCGCCTGGGGTCTGGAATTGCCCGCGCTGAACGTTCCTTTTTCCCGGAAGATCCTGGGTGACAACTTCCAGTACGCCCACGACCACTTCTTTGTGATCGTCGGCTGTGTGGACAACGCCGCCGCTCGCCTGACGATCCACCAGTTGCTACTCAATATCGCGACAAGGAGCAACGTATCGAATATTCTCTGGATAGATGCGGGCAACCACGTAGACACGGGCCAGGTGCTCGTGGGCAACATCGCCGAACCGGACCTGCTCGCCCATAGCTTCGATACACCTGGCCATTCCCACTGCGCTCTGCTGCCCTCCCCGGCCCTGCAGCATCCGGAACTACTCGTCCCCCAGCTGGAGGAGAATCCTGACGCTGATCTCAGCTGCGAGGAGTTGCTCCGCCTGAAAACCCAGAGCCTCACTATCAATCTGGCAATGGCTTCTCTGGCAGCCGATTACCTGCTGCACCTGCTGGTCACCCGCAACCTCCGGCGCTTCGCCTCGTACCTCGATATCCCGAGTGGAGCCCGCCGCAACCGGTACAACACCCCCGAGCACCTCGCTGCTGCTGTCGGCCTCTCGCCGGACAGCCTCTTTTCTGCTGCAGGTGCCGCTATCGAATAA
- a CDS encoding pentapeptide repeat-containing protein — protein MLHGADLRGADLRCAELNRADLRGADLAGANLEGASLTSALLPGRLAGVHAPDIVLRGHILPGCDLRRAYLSRSWLTNCNLSAADLTNAKLYRSCLSRINFRDARLCRADLRNATFVGVDLTGADLSAALLEGVRFDGCNLERVQLPKAHLDRQLLRAGRLRAANLCGARLAGSDFAHADLASAQLAQADLSDCDFTGANLRGACLRGACLLGSCFERADLTDADLSGAQLQETNFDEAILERACLANCFLSLVSAVRIYAPFCDLSGAELLNASLESSHLIGASFAGAHIYACDLRAAALDPGQLRAAARVHSCWLDAQHSVPPTLSSVAYLPPRSEA, from the coding sequence GTGTTGCATGGAGCCGATCTGCGGGGAGCTGACCTCAGGTGCGCTGAGCTGAATCGGGCGGACCTGCGAGGAGCCGATCTCGCCGGAGCGAATCTCGAAGGTGCTTCCCTCACCTCGGCTCTTTTGCCTGGACGGCTTGCTGGCGTGCATGCCCCGGATATCGTCCTGCGTGGCCATATCCTGCCCGGTTGTGATCTCCGCCGCGCCTATCTGTCCCGCTCCTGGCTCACGAACTGCAATCTGAGCGCTGCCGATCTGACGAACGCAAAGCTGTACCGGAGTTGCCTCTCGCGGATCAATTTTCGCGATGCTCGCCTCTGTCGGGCCGATCTCCGCAATGCCACCTTCGTAGGAGTCGATCTGACTGGCGCGGATCTCAGCGCTGCTCTGCTCGAAGGCGTCCGCTTTGACGGATGCAACCTGGAGCGGGTCCAGTTGCCCAAAGCACACCTGGATCGGCAGTTGCTGCGCGCCGGACGCCTGCGGGCAGCAAACCTTTGCGGTGCGCGCCTCGCGGGTTCTGATTTTGCCCATGCCGATCTTGCCTCTGCCCAACTGGCTCAGGCCGATCTCTCCGACTGCGACTTCACGGGGGCCAACCTGCGCGGAGCCTGTCTGCGCGGAGCCTGCCTGCTCGGCAGCTGCTTCGAGCGGGCCGACCTCACCGACGCGGATCTGAGCGGCGCTCAATTGCAGGAGACGAATTTCGACGAAGCCATCCTCGAACGGGCCTGCCTGGCCAACTGTTTCCTGAGCCTTGTAAGTGCTGTGCGAATTTACGCCCCTTTCTGTGATCTGTCTGGGGCAGAGCTTCTGAACGCTTCGCTCGAATCTTCTCACCTCATCGGAGCATCCTTTGCCGGTGCTCACATCTACGCCTGCGATCTACGCGCCGCCGCCCTCGATCCTGGCCAGTTGCGCGCTGCTGCTCGGGTTCACAGTTGCTGGCTCGACGCCCAGCACTCTGTCCCTCCCACCCTGTCCTCTGTCGCCTACCTGCCCCCGCGCTCCGAAGCTTGA
- the dnaN gene encoding DNA polymerase III subunit beta: MFTITTTTAVFARQLATVARIVPSRTNDPILTNVLCRADRSPFPQVTLIGFDLELGIETRFEAGVSAAGTTTLPARLLADILTQLPNEPLTIEVSDTHGIDIRCPSGHYQLQGASAEEFPSLPRIDSTPLVLPLPVLQSGFGLTVFSASTEKTKQILNSVCLRGLPDGLEFVAIDGHRLAYRYIELQTPVTDITLVLPRRSVRELQKLLVKQNADSVRLLFDEKHMSFQFPKQILTTRLLSGRYPEYPRLLPQSFKITVEADRRTLCSALERIAVIASQKHHICKFELSSSGALTLSVNALDKGQARQTVFVDYAGPEFTIAFNCKYVLEGLKTFDSRKVVLNFNGPDNPAVFSPSGDELHHRYLVMSVSLRNA, encoded by the coding sequence ATGTTCACAATCACGACAACTACCGCCGTTTTCGCCCGACAGCTTGCGACCGTTGCCCGGATCGTTCCCTCCAGAACAAACGACCCTATTTTGACAAACGTCCTCTGTCGCGCAGATCGTTCACCGTTCCCCCAGGTTACGCTCATCGGTTTTGATCTTGAGCTGGGTATCGAGACCAGATTTGAAGCCGGTGTGTCTGCCGCCGGCACCACCACATTGCCTGCTCGCTTGCTCGCCGACATCCTTACCCAGCTCCCCAATGAACCCCTGACGATTGAGGTGTCGGACACTCACGGCATCGACATCCGTTGCCCCTCCGGGCATTACCAGCTCCAGGGTGCTTCTGCTGAGGAGTTCCCCAGCTTGCCCAGGATCGACTCCACTCCGCTTGTACTTCCATTGCCGGTCCTGCAGTCTGGCTTTGGGCTCACTGTGTTTTCCGCTTCTACCGAAAAGACCAAACAGATACTCAACAGCGTCTGCCTGAGAGGACTACCCGATGGCCTTGAATTCGTTGCCATAGACGGACATCGTCTGGCGTATCGCTATATCGAACTCCAGACTCCCGTCACCGACATCACCCTGGTCTTGCCTCGACGCTCCGTGCGTGAACTCCAGAAGCTGTTGGTTAAACAGAACGCCGATTCTGTCAGGCTGCTTTTCGACGAAAAGCACATGAGCTTTCAATTTCCCAAACAGATCCTCACTACCAGGCTTTTGTCTGGTCGCTATCCCGAGTATCCGCGTCTCCTTCCCCAGTCCTTCAAAATCACGGTCGAGGCCGATCGCAGAACCTTGTGTTCTGCTCTTGAACGCATTGCTGTCATTGCCTCACAGAAGCACCACATCTGTAAGTTTGAACTCTCTTCAAGTGGTGCCCTCACCCTTTCCGTCAATGCCCTGGATAAAGGTCAGGCTCGCCAGACCGTCTTCGTCGATTATGCTGGCCCGGAATTTACCATCGCCTTCAACTGCAAGTACGTGCTTGAGGGTCTCAAGACCTTTGATTCTCGAAAAGTAGTCCTCAATTTCAATGGTCCCGACAATCCTGCGGTCTTCTCACCGTCAGGTGACGAACTCCATCATCGCTATTTGGTCATGTCAGTCTCCCTCAGAAATGCTTGA
- a CDS encoding type I restriction-modification system subunit M has protein sequence MTNWRLADEPGSLESLRREVEKERSNRKIRPDFVCAPLQPGWMRPLLFEMDTILWGRWEYWLQTQEAGHLLERLIPQIAFLDDSHNYARRMIERCLDAIGCGWSGWSSWSNFNTLLDWILFGLGHGNAHTPPPLDQRIQGQLYQTFELGALQLWPHDYWGALLAENRHGRHNGFYPTPLPVCELMAKMLFVESGDPATGRPTIWPDCRARLVYEPCVGTGRMLMVASNYSLRLSGCDIDPTVLKACLVNLWLYAPWGIAPFKFLEDDGPIDASAEAEQETTTVPEHACASDADEPTPILSGVSHEV, from the coding sequence ATGACGAACTGGAGACTCGCTGATGAGCCTGGCAGCCTCGAAAGTCTGCGCCGCGAGGTTGAGAAAGAACGCAGCAACCGCAAGATCCGGCCCGATTTTGTCTGCGCACCCCTGCAGCCCGGCTGGATGCGGCCCCTGCTCTTTGAGATGGACACGATACTCTGGGGCCGCTGGGAGTACTGGCTGCAGACTCAGGAGGCTGGCCATCTGCTGGAACGCCTGATTCCTCAGATCGCATTTCTCGATGACAGCCACAATTACGCTCGCCGGATGATAGAGCGCTGCCTCGATGCTATCGGTTGCGGCTGGTCAGGCTGGAGCAGCTGGTCGAATTTCAATACTCTGCTCGACTGGATTCTGTTCGGCTTGGGCCACGGTAATGCCCACACCCCGCCGCCACTGGACCAGCGCATTCAGGGGCAGCTCTACCAGACTTTCGAGCTGGGTGCCCTGCAACTGTGGCCCCACGATTACTGGGGAGCGCTACTTGCCGAGAACCGGCACGGTCGGCACAACGGTTTCTACCCAACTCCGCTTCCAGTCTGCGAGTTGATGGCGAAGATGCTCTTTGTCGAGTCCGGCGATCCTGCCACCGGGAGACCTACCATCTGGCCCGATTGCCGCGCCCGACTGGTCTATGAGCCCTGTGTCGGTACCGGTCGGATGCTCATGGTTGCCAGCAACTACAGCTTGCGCCTCTCAGGCTGCGACATTGACCCTACGGTCCTGAAAGCCTGTCTGGTCAATCTCTGGCTCTACGCGCCCTGGGGCATTGCTCCTTTCAAGTTCCTCGAAGATGACGGACCCATTGATGCTTCTGCAGAGGCAGAGCAGGAGACTACCACAGTCCCAGAACACGCCTGCGCTTCTGACGCTGATGAACCCACACCCATTCTCAGCGGGGTGTCTCATGAAGTCTGA